The following proteins are co-located in the Microcystis wesenbergii NRERC-220 genome:
- a CDS encoding cell division protein SepF produces the protein MNNIFTKLKDFVGISEQPEDEDETDYEEMNWEKSSPQEKDQNEEEEPLNRRQREPLNLNTATSMGPNRSNVIGMPGINNNNAEVVVIEPHSFEEMPQVIQTLRERKSVVLNLNVMAPEEAQRAVDFVAGGTYAIDGHQERIGESIFLFTPSCVKVSTLSGTIHDIADNPKMARPVSSAPAWGAEINRLAQ, from the coding sequence GTGAACAACATTTTTACCAAACTCAAAGATTTTGTCGGCATCTCCGAACAACCAGAAGACGAAGACGAAACCGACTACGAAGAAATGAACTGGGAAAAGTCTTCCCCCCAAGAGAAGGATCAAAACGAAGAAGAAGAACCGCTTAATCGTCGTCAACGCGAACCTTTAAATCTCAACACAGCCACATCTATGGGACCCAACAGAAGCAACGTGATCGGTATGCCAGGTATTAACAACAATAATGCAGAAGTAGTCGTGATCGAACCCCATTCCTTCGAGGAAATGCCCCAAGTTATCCAAACCCTGAGAGAACGCAAATCGGTGGTTTTAAACCTCAACGTCATGGCTCCCGAAGAAGCACAAAGAGCCGTGGATTTTGTCGCCGGTGGCACTTACGCGATTGATGGTCATCAAGAACGCATCGGTGAGAGTATTTTCCTATTTACCCCCAGCTGCGTTAAAGTTAGCACCCTTTCGGGAACTATTCACGATATCGCCGACAATCCGAAAATGGCTCGACCCGTTTCCTCCGCACCTGCTTGGGGCGCTGAAATCAATCGATTAGCTCAATGA
- a CDS encoding transposase, giving the protein MKTENRIFSQVYSYLEQGSRFVDKRHLTVLSWMVTALLSSQSLNQARWEPFVQSRAEQANSYQRRWNRFCQNGRVAVEKIYIPLILKAIETWKEKGERLYLAIDTTLLWNQYCFVYLAVVCGGRAVPLMWMGLEHGSASLAFEKYEPLLDRAKGYLQGFENVMLLADRGFANQQLIQWLRKNTWHWCLRLPCDTLIYGVRRRGFGYEVRELYPPKRQACFYRNVQVWQEARITAHLALASVPGVKDNWAILSHEPPTLDTFWQYGLRFPIEHLFLDSKSGVFDWEHSRVRSAACLERLYLIVAISILFATLTGMAVQQSGSRRQVDAHFRRGLSYLKIGLRWLAGVVHKARPFLRLDHLFSVDPFPCFASRKARQDYYGKITFSFIQEFEAFT; this is encoded by the coding sequence ATGAAAACCGAGAACAGAATCTTCTCCCAAGTTTATTCCTATCTAGAACAAGGAAGCCGATTTGTGGATAAAAGACATTTAACCGTCCTCAGTTGGATGGTGACAGCCCTACTCAGTAGTCAAAGTCTCAATCAAGCCAGATGGGAACCCTTTGTACAAAGCAGAGCCGAACAAGCCAATAGTTATCAGAGACGGTGGAATCGCTTTTGCCAGAATGGAAGAGTAGCGGTGGAAAAGATATACATCCCCTTAATATTGAAAGCCATCGAGACTTGGAAGGAGAAGGGGGAAAGACTTTATCTAGCAATAGATACCACTCTGTTGTGGAATCAATACTGCTTTGTCTATCTAGCGGTGGTCTGCGGGGGGAGAGCCGTCCCCTTGATGTGGATGGGATTAGAACATGGTAGTGCCAGCCTAGCTTTTGAGAAATACGAACCCTTGTTGGACAGAGCCAAAGGCTATCTTCAGGGCTTTGAGAATGTCATGCTGTTAGCCGACCGAGGCTTTGCCAATCAGCAATTAATTCAATGGCTCAGGAAAAATACTTGGCATTGGTGTCTTCGCTTACCTTGCGATACCCTCATTTACGGTGTTCGCCGTCGGGGTTTTGGCTATGAGGTCAGAGAACTCTATCCTCCCAAACGGCAAGCCTGCTTTTATCGCAACGTTCAAGTCTGGCAGGAGGCTAGAATCACTGCTCATCTTGCTTTAGCCTCTGTTCCAGGGGTTAAGGATAATTGGGCAATTCTGAGCCATGAACCTCCTACCCTTGACACCTTCTGGCAGTATGGTCTTCGTTTTCCCATTGAACATCTCTTTCTCGACAGTAAATCGGGCGTTTTTGACTGGGAACATTCTCGTGTTCGCTCTGCTGCTTGTTTAGAACGTCTCTATCTCATTGTTGCCATTTCTATTCTCTTTGCTACTTTAACTGGCATGGCGGTTCAACAATCTGGCTCTCGCCGTCAGGTTGATGCTCATTTTCGGCGTGGTTTGAGTTATTTGAAAATTGGTTTACGTTGGCTGGCGGGAGTTGTTCATAAGGCGCGTCCCTTCTTGCGACTTGACCACTTATTTTCTGTTGACCCTTTTCCCTGTTTTGCTTCTCGCAAAGCTCGTCAGGATTATTATGGCAAAATTACCTTTTCTTTTATTCAGGAGTTTGAGGCTTTCACATAA
- a CDS encoding helix-turn-helix domain-containing protein: MAAPYSDDLRQKAVSAVERGEKKSHVCRTLNISRNTLDIWLKRKKQTGTVAAKTNYRRGPKPKIDDLEAFQKLAEQYGHLTQEKMAQKWANPVSRMRIGQALKRIGFTRKKKLMATEKEMKKPEKSFSKKSEVMPRKDLSILMKLE, from the coding sequence ATGGCAGCACCCTATAGTGATGATTTAAGACAGAAAGCAGTGAGTGCCGTAGAGCGAGGGGAGAAAAAAAGCCATGTCTGTCGCACCCTCAATATTAGTCGTAATACATTAGACATCTGGCTGAAACGGAAGAAACAAACTGGGACGGTGGCCGCTAAAACTAACTATCGTCGAGGGCCGAAGCCCAAAATTGACGATTTAGAAGCCTTTCAAAAGTTGGCCGAACAATATGGGCATTTGACCCAAGAAAAAATGGCGCAAAAATGGGCTAACCCAGTCAGTAGGATGAGAATTGGTCAAGCGCTCAAAAGAATTGGATTTACTAGAAAAAAAAAACTTATGGCTACAGAGAAAGAGATGAAGAAGCCCGAAAAGAGTTTCTCCAAAAAATCAGAGGTTATGCCCCGGAAAGATTTGTCTATATTGATGAAGCTGGAATAG
- a CDS encoding IS630 family transposase yields MDLLEKKTYGYRERDEEARKEFLQKIRGYAPERFVYIDEAGIDNTIDYPYGYCHKSERFEALKLGHCSERVSVISGWWRGSTIAPMVFEGYCNTELVCEWIEQLLLPELLPGQIIIIDNASFHPKERIKKLLAKAGCEVLFLPAYSPDLNKIEKFWARLKNYVSQIINDSENLVDAVSKAFRHLS; encoded by the coding sequence TTGGATTTACTAGAAAAAAAAACTTATGGCTACAGAGAAAGAGATGAAGAAGCCCGAAAAGAGTTTCTCCAAAAAATCAGAGGTTATGCCCCGGAAAGATTTGTCTATATTGATGAAGCTGGAATAGATAACACCATCGATTATCCTTATGGATATTGTCACAAATCAGAAAGATTTGAGGCTTTAAAGTTAGGTCACTGTAGCGAACGAGTTAGTGTGATCAGCGGTTGGTGGCGTGGTTCCACGATCGCGCCAATGGTGTTTGAGGGGTACTGTAATACAGAGTTGGTGTGTGAGTGGATAGAACAATTGCTATTACCCGAACTACTACCCGGTCAAATTATCATCATTGATAACGCCAGTTTTCATCCCAAAGAGAGAATCAAAAAATTGTTAGCTAAAGCGGGATGTGAAGTGCTATTTTTACCCGCCTATTCTCCAGACCTCAACAAAATTGAAAAGTTCTGGGCTAGATTGAAAAACTATGTTAGTCAGATTATCAATGATAGTGAAAACCTTGTGGATGCTGTGAGTAAAGCCTTCAGGCATCTGTCCTAA
- a CDS encoding P-II family nitrogen regulator produces the protein MSSSSLPIKPAVLVVIIGETVLQDRMIKLLQELGVTGYTLSQAQGAGRHGNRQGDMVGYNTNIEIKTVVSQEVSEAIFSGLVEYQANHALIAFRQNVEALTGFEII, from the coding sequence ATGTCATCCTCATCCCTACCCATTAAACCGGCTGTACTGGTTGTCATCATTGGTGAAACCGTCTTGCAAGACCGCATGATCAAGCTGCTGCAAGAGTTAGGCGTAACTGGCTATACCCTCTCGCAAGCCCAGGGCGCAGGTCGCCACGGCAACCGCCAGGGAGATATGGTCGGTTATAACACCAATATTGAGATCAAAACCGTTGTCTCGCAGGAAGTCTCGGAGGCGATCTTCTCTGGTCTCGTCGAGTATCAAGCTAATCATGCCTTAATCGCTTTCCGACAAAATGTCGAAGCGTTGACTGGGTTTGAGATAATTTGA
- a CDS encoding transposase: protein MLPELLPGQIIIIDNASFHPKERIKKLLAKAGCEVLFLPAYSPDLNKIEKFWARLKNYVSQIINDSENLVDAVSKAFRHLS from the coding sequence ATATTACCCGAACTACTACCCGGTCAAATTATCATCATTGATAACGCCAGTTTTCATCCCAAAGAGAGAATCAAAAAATTGTTAGCTAAAGCGGGATGTGAAGTGCTATTTTTACCCGCCTATTCTCCAGACCTCAACAAAATTGAAAAGTTCTGGGCTAGATTGAAAAACTATGTTAGTCAGATTATCAATGATAGTGAAAACCTTGTGGATGCTGTGAGTAAAGCCTTCAGGCATCTGTCCTAA
- a CDS encoding transglutaminase-like domain-containing protein: MLKYELGCELTYSIEQASTLILNVAIVSNNHQIIVQEDLHSNSQRSIEEYITSVSGNRYFRLNAPPGNLQISYRATVGLSPYYSDPSTIFEVKPADLPLDILYYLYPSRYCQSDRLLRFVAAEFGHLVPGYSRVTAICNWIYDNVLYLSGSSDSLTSACDTAIERVGVCRDFAHLGIAFCRALNIPARFVAGYAYGLNPPDFHAWFEAYLGGRWYLFDPTRLVPQSGLIRVGTGRDAADVSFATIFGPVQMNQMRLFMDYLPDAKPISENILIPTTEAIAIS, encoded by the coding sequence ATGCTAAAGTATGAACTTGGCTGTGAATTAACCTACAGCATTGAGCAAGCAAGCACTCTAATTCTTAATGTTGCTATTGTCAGCAACAACCATCAGATTATTGTTCAGGAAGACCTCCATTCTAACTCTCAACGGTCGATTGAGGAATACATCACTTCTGTCAGTGGAAACCGATACTTTCGACTCAATGCCCCTCCTGGCAATTTGCAAATTTCCTATCGAGCAACCGTTGGCTTATCTCCTTATTATTCAGACCCCAGTACGATTTTTGAAGTAAAGCCGGCCGATTTACCCCTCGATATCTTGTACTATCTTTATCCGAGTCGTTACTGTCAGTCAGATCGATTATTGCGCTTTGTCGCGGCTGAATTTGGCCATTTAGTCCCTGGTTATTCGCGGGTGACAGCTATCTGTAACTGGATTTATGACAATGTTTTGTATCTCTCTGGTAGCAGTGATTCTTTAACTTCTGCTTGCGATACAGCGATAGAACGGGTAGGCGTTTGTCGTGATTTTGCCCATTTAGGCATTGCTTTTTGTCGGGCCTTGAATATTCCAGCACGCTTTGTTGCCGGCTACGCCTATGGTTTAAATCCCCCCGATTTTCATGCCTGGTTTGAGGCTTATCTAGGGGGTCGCTGGTATCTTTTCGATCCTACCCGCCTTGTGCCTCAGAGCGGGCTAATTCGCGTTGGCACAGGACGAGATGCAGCCGATGTTTCTTTTGCCACTATTTTTGGTCCCGTACAAATGAATCAGATGAGGCTTTTTATGGACTACTTACCCGATGCCAAGCCGATTTCCGAGAATATTTTGATACCGACAACAGAGGCGATCGCCATCTCTTGA
- a CDS encoding IS4 family transposase codes for MMTNFSKLIKELLKPLPKNDYPALDTFTFLSCWIGFALDKSIVSMRDLCSRMVLQGINVNLSTFSKASKIRETSPFEKVIVELNKRLVAKKGIENARALFPIDSTIISLTSKLLWSQGWHQVKLFSGLNSITTEVVGILIHFGQGHDSKEGGKTIEAIPVNGVGAMDRGFASNQRITELLESSDKHFVLRVKNNISLEMLENGKCKLGKDKRQIEVRVVAFCDLESQTEFRLATDLPLEGEGAVSNEEVAEIYIQRWQIELLWKFLKMHLKLDNLITKNENGIRLQIYSCIIAYLILQLIDIEEGFGKSLLDKLRYLQSFMCQHISYVHWFRRIVYSI; via the coding sequence CTGATGACGAATTTTTCAAAACTCATAAAAGAGCTTCTCAAACCACTGCCTAAAAATGACTACCCCGCTTTAGATACTTTTACATTTTTGTCCTGTTGGATTGGTTTTGCTTTAGATAAAAGCATCGTCAGTATGAGGGACTTATGCAGTAGAATGGTACTTCAAGGAATTAATGTAAATTTATCCACATTTTCTAAGGCAAGCAAAATTAGAGAAACAAGTCCATTTGAGAAAGTCATTGTCGAATTAAATAAGCGTTTAGTTGCCAAAAAAGGAATAGAGAATGCGCGAGCTTTATTTCCTATTGACTCAACAATAATTAGCTTAACCAGTAAATTACTATGGTCCCAGGGATGGCATCAAGTAAAACTATTCTCTGGTCTTAATAGTATCACAACAGAGGTGGTCGGAATACTCATCCATTTTGGTCAAGGTCATGACTCAAAAGAAGGAGGAAAAACGATAGAAGCAATTCCTGTAAATGGAGTTGGAGCAATGGATAGAGGATTTGCGTCTAATCAAAGAATCACCGAATTATTAGAGAGTAGTGACAAGCATTTTGTCTTGAGAGTGAAAAATAATATTAGCCTAGAGATGCTCGAAAATGGCAAGTGTAAACTCGGAAAAGATAAAAGACAAATAGAAGTAAGAGTAGTCGCTTTTTGCGACCTAGAAAGTCAAACAGAATTTCGGCTGGCGACAGATTTACCTCTAGAAGGAGAAGGAGCAGTTAGTAATGAAGAAGTTGCCGAAATTTACATCCAAAGATGGCAAATAGAACTGCTGTGGAAATTTTTAAAAATGCATCTAAAGTTGGATAATCTAATCACTAAAAACGAGAACGGAATCCGCCTACAGATCTATAGTTGCATTATCGCTTATCTGATTCTACAGCTAATAGATATTGAAGAAGGATTTGGGAAAAGCTTATTAGACAAACTGCGCTATTTACAGAGTTTCATGTGTCAACATATTAGCTATGTACACTGGTTCCGGAGGATTGTCTATTCAATTTAA
- the pipX gene encoding transcriptional coactivator PipX: MSNETYLNHPTFGLLYRVCLLEEHQELFTTLYAQRLFFLVTAGPKKVSFAPISRSDARLLVENRLRNLRRRSNVQEFNSLNQTYQQTFSV, translated from the coding sequence ATGAGTAACGAAACCTATCTCAATCATCCCACTTTCGGTCTATTATACAGAGTGTGTCTATTAGAAGAACATCAGGAATTATTTACCACTCTTTATGCCCAACGTCTTTTTTTTCTGGTGACGGCCGGACCCAAAAAAGTCTCGTTCGCTCCGATTAGTCGTTCCGATGCTCGTCTTTTGGTGGAAAATCGGCTGCGGAATTTGCGACGGCGCAGTAATGTGCAAGAATTTAACAGTCTCAACCAAACTTATCAACAAACCTTTTCAGTCTAG
- a CDS encoding glycosyltransferase yields the protein MELMSITLVVRWLIGWGLMWRLPRLPDLSVVGSPKVSVLIPARNEESTLPNLLTALKQQTFKPYEIIVIDDQSADATPQIAEQAGVKVVQTSPLPTGWTGKNWALKTGYAASSGDILVFLDADTEPGEELLRRLVATVQHLGGLVSVQPYHRTERPYELLAVLFNLVGLMAVKLGARGGVAFGPAMATSKDDYERVGGHDAVAGYVVEDWFMAHIYESAGLPVSAYIGHGQLDYRMYPGGLRDLVVGFDKNFATAAGEVSWLRMLAVVFWLSGLFWAAWCLPASLFGWPIVGNSSLLYNVLLYLAFAIQLAIIVWPVGSFGAIVFFFPIPVAFFIAVFLLAILNLERGQIEWKGRRISTRWQGE from the coding sequence ATGGAGCTGATGTCCATCACACTGGTGGTGCGCTGGCTAATAGGCTGGGGATTGATGTGGCGGTTGCCGCGACTTCCAGACCTTTCAGTCGTCGGTTCGCCTAAAGTCTCGGTCTTGATTCCGGCGAGGAATGAAGAGAGTACCCTCCCTAATTTGCTAACAGCCTTAAAGCAGCAAACATTCAAGCCCTACGAAATCATTGTCATCGATGACCAGTCCGCCGATGCTACCCCACAGATCGCCGAACAGGCTGGGGTGAAAGTAGTGCAGACTAGCCCTTTGCCCACAGGTTGGACAGGGAAAAACTGGGCACTCAAAACCGGATATGCAGCCTCATCTGGCGATATTCTCGTCTTTCTCGATGCCGACACTGAGCCAGGGGAGGAGCTGCTCCGCAGGCTGGTGGCAACTGTTCAACACTTAGGTGGTCTGGTCTCAGTTCAGCCCTATCACCGCACTGAACGCCCCTACGAACTGTTAGCGGTTCTGTTCAATCTCGTCGGCTTGATGGCCGTCAAACTGGGAGCAAGAGGTGGTGTGGCTTTTGGACCGGCTATGGCTACCAGCAAGGATGACTATGAGCGGGTCGGCGGCCACGACGCTGTGGCAGGATATGTTGTAGAAGACTGGTTCATGGCTCATATTTATGAGAGTGCGGGACTGCCAGTGAGTGCATACATTGGTCATGGCCAACTGGACTATCGGATGTACCCCGGCGGGCTGCGGGACCTGGTTGTTGGTTTCGACAAAAACTTTGCAACGGCAGCAGGGGAAGTCTCTTGGCTGCGGATGCTGGCGGTTGTGTTCTGGCTTTCAGGGTTGTTCTGGGCGGCTTGGTGTCTGCCCGCATCCCTATTCGGCTGGCCGATTGTCGGGAATTCATCCTTACTATATAACGTACTGCTTTATCTTGCCTTCGCCATACAGTTAGCCATAATTGTATGGCCAGTGGGTTCATTCGGAGCAATCGTCTTTTTCTTCCCCATTCCGGTTGCCTTCTTCATTGCAGTGTTCCTGCTGGCAATTCTGAATCTCGAACGTGGTCAAATCGAATGGAAAGGACGAAGGATAAGTACCCGATGGCAAGGTGAATGA
- a CDS encoding Thivi_2564 family membrane protein: MVVIIVVGVLLWLVNNYIPMDSKIKQILNIVVVITLVLWILKVFGLLSFLKGIRIGR, from the coding sequence ATGGTAGTTATCATCGTGGTTGGGGTTCTATTGTGGCTCGTGAACAACTACATTCCGATGGACAGCAAGATCAAGCAAATCCTGAACATTGTGGTTGTCATCACCCTCGTTTTGTGGATTCTTAAGGTGTTCGGATTGCTGAGTTTTCTCAAGGGAATTCGTATCGGTAGGTGA
- a CDS encoding IS4 family transposase: MLFPYLPRYFSFWQPLSCQVLTHLCPSVRRLAALFPQPITFESRRRNLQRFLKLPQLSVKLLWFPLIKHIIKQEFSEKNKNRHQRRKLKKLKHLGHLLLVIDRTDWKGRNLFVASVICGKRALPVYWILLDKQGSSNLGNQKNFLKPVLKFLKSYPVVVIGDREFHSVQLGKWLDEKGIAFILRQKKGTSLLLSGEENYQPLKALDIQPGTQHFFSDIYHTSAHKLGPFNLATRWKRRYRSKQAEAPWYLLTNLDSLDETLNLYESRFGIEAMFKDCKTGGYNIEKTKVSEPRFLALVLLIAIAYSLNTIRGQQLNILPHRVYICRLKESNRSAERHSDFWIGTYGTFWVESMDIFSELALSLIRLKPQKNPYFSKGLTAMSLIKQAL, from the coding sequence TTGCTTTTTCCCTATCTACCCAGATATTTTTCTTTTTGGCAACCCTTGTCTTGTCAGGTTTTGACCCACTTGTGTCCGTCAGTCAGGAGATTGGCCGCCTTATTTCCCCAACCAATTACCTTTGAAAGCAGAAGAAGAAATTTACAAAGGTTTCTCAAGTTACCGCAATTAAGTGTAAAATTGTTATGGTTTCCGCTAATTAAACACATTATTAAGCAAGAGTTTAGCGAAAAAAATAAAAATCGACATCAAAGAAGAAAACTGAAAAAACTTAAGCATCTGGGACATCTATTATTGGTAATTGACCGAACAGATTGGAAAGGAAGAAATTTGTTTGTAGCTAGTGTTATTTGTGGAAAAAGGGCGTTACCTGTGTACTGGATATTGTTAGATAAACAAGGAAGCAGTAATTTAGGGAACCAAAAAAACTTTCTCAAGCCGGTATTAAAATTTTTGAAATCCTACCCAGTTGTCGTGATAGGCGACCGAGAATTTCACAGTGTTCAACTAGGAAAGTGGCTAGACGAAAAGGGGATAGCCTTTATTCTGAGACAAAAGAAGGGAACATCTTTGCTATTATCAGGTGAAGAAAACTATCAACCTCTAAAAGCTCTAGATATTCAACCGGGGACTCAGCATTTTTTTTCGGATATTTATCATACATCTGCTCATAAACTTGGCCCTTTTAATTTGGCCACTCGCTGGAAAAGACGCTACCGTAGTAAACAAGCCGAAGCTCCTTGGTATCTTCTTACTAATCTTGACTCTTTGGATGAGACTTTAAATTTATATGAATCTCGTTTTGGCATTGAAGCAATGTTCAAAGATTGTAAAACGGGAGGTTATAATATCGAGAAAACTAAAGTTAGCGAACCGCGTTTTTTAGCTCTTGTTTTATTAATTGCTATCGCCTATTCTTTAAATACAATACGGGGTCAACAACTCAATATTTTACCCCACCGTGTTTATATTTGTCGCCTCAAAGAATCTAATCGTTCTGCTGAAAGACATAGTGATTTTTGGATAGGGACTTATGGTACTTTTTGGGTTGAGTCGATGGATATTTTTTCGGAACTTGCCCTTTCTTTGATACGCCTCAAACCCCAGAAAAACCCTTATTTCTCCAAAGGGTTAACGGCTATGAGCCTTATCAAGCAAGCTCTTTAA
- a CDS encoding YggS family pyridoxal phosphate-dependent enzyme has product MTIASRIESIRLTLPPSTRLIAVSKQVSGDYIRQAYRAGVRDFAESKLQEAISKQQELKDLQDISWHFIGHLQANKARKVLESFDLIHSLDSLKLAQRLDRLAGELEINPQVLLQVKIVPDPDKFGWDTDELLADIPALVNCKQLKIQGLMTILPRGLSAGEKLAAFEKTRDLAQIIENSSSLRLPHLSMGMSNDYPLAIKAGATLIRVGTSIFGDRIY; this is encoded by the coding sequence ATGACGATCGCTAGTCGTATCGAGTCAATCCGTCTTACCCTACCCCCCTCCACGCGTCTGATTGCCGTCAGTAAACAGGTATCTGGCGATTATATCCGTCAAGCTTACCGAGCAGGAGTGAGAGATTTTGCTGAAAGTAAGCTACAGGAAGCAATCTCGAAGCAGCAAGAACTAAAAGACCTCCAGGATATTTCTTGGCACTTTATCGGGCATCTACAGGCAAATAAAGCCCGCAAAGTCCTAGAATCTTTTGATTTAATCCATTCCCTCGATAGTTTAAAATTAGCCCAAAGACTCGATCGCCTAGCTGGGGAATTAGAGATTAATCCCCAAGTTTTGCTACAGGTGAAAATTGTCCCCGATCCCGATAAGTTCGGTTGGGACACAGACGAATTACTAGCAGATATTCCCGCTTTAGTCAACTGTAAACAGCTAAAAATTCAAGGTTTGATGACAATTCTGCCCCGAGGATTATCCGCTGGGGAAAAGTTAGCCGCCTTTGAAAAAACCAGAGATTTAGCCCAAATAATCGAGAATAGCTCTAGTTTACGCCTGCCTCATCTATCAATGGGGATGTCTAACGATTATCCTCTCGCCATCAAGGCCGGAGCCACTTTAATCCGGGTGGGAACCAGCATTTTTGGCGATCGCATTTACTGA
- a CDS encoding NAD(P)H-quinone oxidoreductase subunit N: MDFSSLVASQLNAGVIWPEGILIITLMVILIGDLIVGRSARSWLPYAAIAGLLAAVVALYFAWDNPKPVAFLGAFEGDNLSIVFRAIIALSTASTVLMSIRYVEQAGTSLAEFLAIMLTATLGGMFLSGASELVMIFISLEMLSISSYLMTGYMKRDPRSNEAALKYLLIGASSSAIFLYGVSLLYGLSGGETSLSAIAQKLTDVNGGQSLALAIALVFVIAGIAFKISAVPFHQWTPDVYEGSPTPVVAFLSVGSKAAGFALAIRLLVTVFGLVSEQWRFIFIALAILSMILGNVVALAQTSMKRMLAYSSIGQAGFVMIGLTAGTDAGYSSMIFYLLIYLFMNLGAFACVILFALRTGTDQIAEYSGLYQKDPLLTLCLSICLLSLGGIPPLAGFFGKIYLFWAGWQAGLYALVLVGLVTSVASIYYYIRVVKMMVVKEPQEMSDAVKNYPVINWTLTGMRPLQVGIVLSLVATSLAGILSNPLFTLATDSVTTTPILQSAALATHISRAN, encoded by the coding sequence ATGGATTTTTCTAGTCTTGTTGCCAGTCAGCTAAACGCCGGCGTTATCTGGCCCGAAGGAATCCTGATTATTACCCTGATGGTGATTTTAATCGGCGATTTAATCGTGGGACGAAGTGCCAGAAGTTGGCTGCCCTACGCTGCGATCGCTGGTCTGCTCGCTGCTGTGGTTGCTCTTTATTTTGCCTGGGACAATCCGAAACCAGTGGCCTTTTTAGGGGCTTTTGAGGGCGATAATCTCAGTATCGTCTTTAGGGCGATTATTGCTCTTTCTACCGCCTCCACAGTGCTGATGTCTATCCGTTATGTGGAACAAGCGGGAACCTCCCTAGCGGAATTCTTGGCCATTATGCTCACCGCAACCCTCGGGGGAATGTTCCTATCTGGCGCTAGTGAATTGGTGATGATCTTCATCTCCCTAGAAATGCTCAGTATTTCCTCCTATCTAATGACCGGTTACATGAAGCGGGATCCTCGATCGAACGAGGCCGCTTTAAAATACCTGTTAATTGGAGCTTCTAGTTCGGCGATTTTCCTCTACGGTGTTTCCCTTCTCTACGGTTTATCCGGAGGTGAAACCAGTTTAAGTGCCATTGCCCAAAAATTAACCGATGTTAACGGTGGTCAGTCCCTGGCCTTAGCGATCGCATTAGTTTTTGTGATTGCCGGTATCGCCTTCAAAATTTCGGCGGTTCCCTTTCACCAATGGACCCCTGATGTGTACGAAGGTTCACCCACTCCCGTGGTGGCTTTCCTCTCGGTAGGTTCCAAAGCGGCCGGTTTTGCCCTAGCAATTCGCTTATTAGTGACGGTTTTCGGTCTAGTGAGCGAACAATGGCGGTTTATCTTTATCGCCCTAGCAATTTTGAGTATGATCCTCGGCAACGTGGTCGCCTTAGCCCAAACTAGCATGAAACGGATGTTAGCCTATTCCTCGATCGGTCAGGCGGGTTTTGTCATGATTGGTTTAACCGCCGGTACTGACGCGGGTTACTCTAGCATGATTTTCTATCTGTTAATTTACCTGTTCATGAACCTAGGGGCTTTTGCCTGTGTGATTCTCTTTGCTCTGAGAACTGGAACCGATCAGATCGCTGAGTATTCGGGACTCTACCAGAAAGATCCGCTCCTAACCCTCTGTTTAAGCATCTGTCTGCTCTCTTTGGGGGGAATTCCGCCTCTAGCGGGCTTCTTTGGTAAGATTTATCTATTCTGGGCCGGTTGGCAAGCGGGACTTTATGCCCTCGTCCTCGTTGGTTTAGTTACCAGTGTGGCCTCGATTTACTACTATATCCGTGTGGTCAAAATGATGGTGGTCAAGGAACCCCAAGAGATGTCCGATGCGGTGAAAAATTACCCCGTTATCAATTGGACTCTTACTGGGATGCGTCCCCTACAGGTGGGCATTGTCCTCTCCCTAGTGGCGACTTCCCTGGCCGGTATCCTCTCCAATCCTCTCTTTACCCTAGCGACGGATTCCGTCACCACTACCCCCATCCTACAATCGGCGGCCCTGGCGACGCACATTTCCCGGGCAAATTGA